In the genome of Mesorhizobium sp. NBSH29, the window ATTAAAATTTAAACGGTTGCAGAACACAACTGGAACAGATAGTGTTTGTTCTGGTTTTGTTTTTGATCCGATTCATATCTAGGGGGTCCGCCGCCATGCTCACGCGCAAACAACATGAACTGTTGATGTTCATCCATGAGCGCATGAAAGAAGCAGGCATTCCCCCCTCTTTTGACGAGATGAAGGATGCGCTCGATCTCGCTTCCAAGTCGGGCATACATCGGCTGATCACAGCGTTGGAAGAGCGTGGCTTCATTCGGCGCCTGCCCAATCGGGCGCGTGCCCTGGAGGTGCTGCGCCTGCCTGATTCCATGTCGCCGGGTCTCGCTCCCACCCAGCGCGGATTTTCGCCGAGCGTCATCGAGGGCAGCCTTGGAAAGCGCAGTGAACCGATGCGCAAGCCTGCTGCCAGCAATGATGACGACGCCAATGCCGCAGTATCGATTCCTGTCATGGGCCGCATCGCTGCTGGTGTTCCCATCGACGCCATTCAACACAAGACGCATTCGATTATGGTTCCACCCGAAATGATCTCCGGTGGCGATCATTATGCTTTGGAAGTGCGCGGCGATTCGATGATCGATGCTGGCATTTTCGATGGCGACACGGTCATCATCCGCGATGCCAACACAGCCAATCCGGGCGACATCATTGTCGCGTTGGTTGACGAAGAGGAAGCGACGCTGAAGCGCTTCCGCCGCAAGGGTGCGTCGATTGCGCTGGAAGCAGCCAACCCCGCCTATGAGACACGCATCTTTGGTCCCGACCGGGTCAAGGTCCAGGGTCGCCTTGTCGGCCTCATCCGACGTTATTAGTTAATCAGCCTCGGCATTTTCCGCCTCGCCTTCGGGTTTGCTGCGCATCTTGCGCTGATAGGGCGGATTACCGCGTGCCTCGCGTGAGAAACGGCGTTGCGTGTGCCATGGGCGATAGTGATTTCCGATCGCAAAGGTGACGACCGGCGGGTCGGTGGCGCTCAATAGAATGGCGGCACTGCCATGCGCGGCAAGGTCACGTTTGGTGATGATCTCGACAGGCTGGCCCGGACAGATATTTTTGGCCGTCGCGTCGTCGATCACGATGATCGAGGCGATGGCGCATGCGCCGCGCGCCGCTTTGGCGTCCGCAGCATGCGCGATCACCGCCCCGCTGCCATGGCGCGACATGCACACGCCCGCATCACAAAGGAACGGGATGGCGCCGGGAACCTCGTTTCCGAGGGCCTGATATGGCTCGTTGCGCGGTCGTGTAATGTCGGGCGTATCCAGCGCGCGCTGCCAGTTCTCCATCGCGAAGGCACTCGGGCGATTGCGGTTCACCGCCAGTTCGCCGTCGCCAAGCCGGACGCCGACAAGCCGCGCATCCTCGGAAATCAGCACATCGGGAAGTTGTCGGCTGCTCGCCATGAAAAGACCGACTGCCAGAAAGGGCAGTGCCGTCAGCCTCAACCGTGTCGACGAAAGCGTCGCCAGCACGAGCGCCACGGTCATTACTGCAACCGAACCTGCCGGAATGAGCCCCACCGCATCGATGGGCGAGCGTTCTGAAAACCAGTTTGCGATCGCCAGCATGGCCGACAGCCCCTTCCCCATCACAGCAAACACATAGCCATCAAGACCGAATGGCATCGCCACCATCCCGATTACGGCCGAAGGCATGACAATAGCTGAAACCACTGGCATTGCCGCCAGATTGGCAGCCAGGCTAAGCGGCGATATCCGCTGGAAGTGATAGATGCCGAAAAGCGTCGTCGCTGTTCCGGCGATCAGCGACGTCAGCGCTAACCCACCAGCATAAAATAGCGCCTTGCGGGCCATCCTGTAGGGGAGCGGGAGATGAGCTGTATCAATGGCTGAATGGGTTGGCGTTCGTTGACGCCCCGACCAGGCAGCGTAGCCGCCAATCAGCGCCGCGGTTGCCGCGAAAGACATCTGGAAGCTTGGGCCCATCACCTCATGCGGCGAACGAGCCACCACGAATAGTGCAGCAATGGCCAGATTGCGCATCGTCAGTGCCGCGCGGTCAAACAGAAGTGCCGTCAACATGACGGCCAGCATGATGTAGCTGCGCTCGGCGGCCACTGCAGCACCCGAGACGAACAGATAGGCCGAAATCGCCACGAGTGCGGCGCCGGCTGCAAATTTCTTCACCGGATAGCGCGATGCAAAGCCCGGGAAAAGCGCGAAGATGCCGCGCAGCAATCCCATCACAGTTGCCGCTACCAGCGCCATGTGCAGACCCGAAATAGATAGAATATGCGCCAATCCGGTGCGCCGCATGGCTTCGTTGACCGGTTCGGGAATGCCGCTCCGCACACCCACAACCAGCGCCGCCGCAATCTGTCCCTCCACGCCGCCAATGCCATCGGCGATCCGTGCCGCAAGCCCTTTGCGGGTGTTTTCCACAAAGGTCAGTGCGTTCGTGCGCCACCCCGCTTGTTTAAGCGCACGGACATCCAACTCGGGCCCGATGAGAAAAAACCCGCTCGCGCCGATGCCAGAAAAATAGCTCTGAAACGAAAAGTCATAGCTGCCCGGTCGCACCGGTCCGGTGGGCGGCAGCAGACGAACCACGCCTGCCACCGCCGATCCGGCCTGCAGCCCTTCGGGCATAGCGCGCGCGGTGACCCTGATCCGGTCGGGCGCATAGCGCAGGGTTGGTCGCTCGGTCGCGGCCACATCGATGGTCAGCCGGACCCTGCCGCTTGGCTGCGGTTCTACCAACACCACATGGCCCATGACCCGTGTCGTGATGTCCGAGCCGATAATTTTGGTGCCGGTACGCCATACCTCCAGCTTGGCCGCCAGCACGCCCAGAAGCACGATCAGCGCGATAGTAAGCGCAAGGCGTAGTATTGGCTGCCCGCCAGCCACCAGAGCCAGTGCGGCAAGCGCAAGCACGCTGCTCCACAGTGCATAAAACTCAGGCTCTCCAACCGCTGTAAAATAGGCGATCACCCCAACCGCCAGGAACACGGGGATGAACAGGAAGAAAGTGCCCCTCTCCTCCTCCAGCACCAGATCTGTTTTCAGTGCTGGAACGATACGCCAGACTGAGGACATAGCCGATGGCACAACATCCAGCCGGCCACCGCCTTGTGCATGCGCTGTCGCAGCCGTCTCCAGCGCCGCCGGCTCGGGTCTGGTCGTGGTAGGTGCGGCAGGGACAGGGAAACCGTCGGGCGCAAAAAACGCCCGCTCCTGCGTCTCGGAAATGGCTGCTTCCGCCGTCTCTCGGGCCACGCTTGGCCGCTCCCCTTGCACCCCGGTCTCGCTATGCTACATCAACGCCACAAGAACACCACGGCATTGCCGAACGCGCCCAAAGTCGGTGCGCTGCAAAGGCCACACATCCAGGAACCGTGAAAGAAAAAATGTCTGACACTAAAACGCCCGTCGTCACCCGTTTTGCTCCTTCGCCGACCGGCTATCTTCACATTGGCGGCGCGCGCACTGCGCTGTTCAACTGGCTTTATTCCCAGCACACCAGCGGCAAAATGCTGCTGCGTATTGAAGACACGGACCGGGAACGCTCAAGCGACGCAGCCACCGCCGCTATCCTTGAAGGCCTCTCATGGCTTGGCCTGACTTGGGATGGTGCGCCGATCTCGCAATATGAACGCGCCGCGCGTCACCGCGACGTGGCCGAGGAACTTGTGCGCATGGGTAAGGCCTATTATTGCTATGCCTCGCCCGAAGAACTGACCACCATGCGCGAGACAGCGCGTGCAGAAGGCCGACCGCCGCGCTATGACGGCCGCTGGCGTGACCGTGATCCTTCAGAAGCGCCAGCCGACGTCAAAGGCGCCATCCGGATAAAGGCCCCTCAGGACGGCGAGACCGTGGTGCGTGACAGGGTCCAGGGCGATGTTCGTTTTCCAAACAAGGATCTCGACGATTTCATCATTTTGCGCTCGGACGGCAACCCGACCTACATGCATGCCGTCGTAGTTGACGACCATGATATGGGCGTCACACACATCATCCGCGGCGACGACCATTTGACAAACGCTGCTCGCCAGATCGTTATCTATGATGCGATGGCCTGGGACGTGCCGGTGATGTCGCATATCCCGCTGATCCACGGTGCCGATGGTGCAAAACTGTCGAAGCGTCACGGCGCGCTTGGCGTCGAAGCCTATCGCGCCATGGGCTATCTGCCGGCGGCGCTGATCAACTACCTCGCCCGTCTCGGCTGGAGCCATGGCGATGACGAGGTGATGAGCCTGGACGACATGGTGCGCTGGTTCGAGATCGAGGACGTCAACAAGGGCGCTGCCCGCTTCGATTTCAAAAAGCTGGAAGCGCTGAACGGCGTCCACATGCGCCAGATGGAGCCGGGCGCGCTGCTTGAAAGGCTGGTGGAGACACTGCCCTACCTCGAAGGTGGGCCTGCCATGGCCGATGCATTGACGCCCGAACGGAAGGCGCAGCTTCTGGCCGCTATGCCGGGATTGAAAGAGCGTGCCAAGACGCTGAACGAACTGGTCGAGGGCGCTGGCTTCCTGTTTGCCACCCGTCCACTGGCGCTGGACGATAAGGCGACAGGCCTGCTCGATGCACCCGCCAAGGAAATCCTCAAAGGCGCCAAGGCTGCTCTGGAAAAAGTCGGCGGCGACTGGTCGGCGGCCTCCACAGAAGCTGCCATTCGTGAATTCGCAACAGAATCGGACATCAAGCTTGGCGCGGTGGCCCAGCCTCTGCGCGCCGCACTCACCGGTCGCGGCACGTCACCTGGCGTGTTTGACGTGCTTGCCGTGCTTGGCCAGCAAGAAAGCCTGGAACGCATTGGTGATCAAATCGGTTAACGGTTTGAAGCGACCATTGAAAAGTGGCTGTTGCGGTGCAACATAGGAAACGACACAAACTTGGCAGCCCGCGACAAATGCGCTAGCACCCCAATGCGCAGTCATGCGCCTGTGACGTCCCTGTCGCAGGATTTGCCGACATTTTGGAAACAAGGGAGAGTGCGATGACCGAAGCCGCGAAAAAGATGGACTCCGACGCTCCGGCAACGGCATCGCTCGAATTTGCTGGCAAATCGCACGATTTCAAGGTCCGGCAGGGTACCGTTGGCCCGGATGTGATCGACATCGCTTCGCTTTACCGCGAAACCGGTGCATTCACCTATGATCCGGGCTTTACGTCGACGGCATCGTGCGAATCCGAGATCACTTTTATTGATGGTGATGAGGGCATCTTGCTGCATCGCGGCTACCCTATTGACCAGTTGGCCGAGCACGGCGATTTCCTCGAGGTCTGCTATCTGCTGCTTTATGGCGAACTGCCCACCAAAGCCCAGAAAGAAGATTTTGATTACCGCGTAACGCGTCACACCATGGTTCATGAACAGATGACGCGCTTCTTCACCGGCTTCCGCCGCGATGCGCATCCTATGGCTGTGATGTGCGGTGTTGTTGGAGCGATGTCCGCCTTCTATCACGATTCAACCGACATTTCGGACCCGCATCAGCGTATGGTCGCGTCAATCCGCATGATCGCCAAAATGCCGACCATCGCCTCGATGGCGTTCAAATATCATATCGGCCAGCCCTTCATTTACCCCAAGAACGAGCTGAATTTCGCCGCCAACTTCCTGCACATGTGCTTTGCCGTGCCGTGCGACGATTATAAGGTGAACCCGGTTCTGGCGCGCGCGATGGAACGCATTTTCATCCTGCATGCTGATCATGAGCAGAATGCCTCCACCTCCACTGTGCGGTTGGCCGGATCGTCGGGCGCCAACCCGTTTGCCTGCATCGCAGCGGGAATTGCCTGCCTTTGGGGTCCTGCCCATGGTGGCGCGAACGAGGCCGCTCTCAACATGCTGACCGAAATCGGCACGGTTGACCGCATTCCCGAATTCATTGCCCGCGCCAAGGACAAAAACGATCCGTTCCGCTTGATGGGCTTTGGCCACCGCGTCTACAAGAACTACGATCCGCGCGCAAAAATCATGCAGAAGACCTGCCATGAGGTGCTTGGAGAACTCGGAATCAAAGACGATCCGATGCTCGATATCGCCATGGAGCTGGAGAAGATCGCGCTCACGGACGAATATTTCATCGAGAAAAAACTCTACCCGAACGTCGACTTCTATTCCGGCATCACGTTGAAGGCCCTCGGCTTCCCCACGACCATGTTCACCGTATTGTTTGCGGTCGCGCGCACCGTCGGCTGGATCGCCCAGTGGAAAGAGATGATCGAGGATCCACTTCAGAAGATCGGCCGCCCGCGCCAGCTCTACACCGGCGCTCCAGAGCGTGACTACGTGGCCATCGCCAAGCGCTAGACGCAGGCTAACGGGCCAGCGTCTTTACCATGAATATGCAGCGGCGCGGCACATCCGCGCCCTGCAATTGCACATAGCCAAGCGTTTCATAAAAGCGTAACGCCGAAGAATTTTCCGGCGCGACTTCCAGATAAAGCCCAGGCGACCCGCCTTCCCCCAGGCGCTCCTCCAGAAATCGCATCGCACGACGCCCGATCCCCCGGCCCCGCGCCTGCGGCAGGAGATCGATATGGCCATGTGACGGGTATCGCGTAGCCAGCACTTCAGGCACTGCCAAATCCGGGTGATGTATCCAATGCCGTGCCCAATCACTACCCTCCCAGAGAGATAGCTTATTGCCCGGATCGGTATGCGCCAGCCTCATGCCCGGATACCAGTCGTTTGCAAGCCGCAGATTGAAGGCAACCGAATTCCGCGCCCCGAGCAGATACCCCGCCGGACCGACCGGACCTTCAATGATAAAAGCCAGTTCCGGTTCAAAATGCCGGTAGGGAACGGTGTAGATAAGGCCGAGAAGGTCGGGAGCATCCTCCCTTGCGGAGGCATCGGCACCGGCGTCCCCGGTTTTGAGGCAGATCATTTTCAGCGCCGCATCATCTGCCGCGCTCGCCTGCCTCAGCACATAGCCGTCGCCCAAATCGACAATCATGGTGGCAGCAGCCTGAAATCCTTGCCTTCGGGCAGCAACTGGCCGCCATCCACAACAATGGTTGTGCCGGTGATATAGCTTGCGTCGTCCGACGCCAGAAACAGGAAGGCGTTGGCAATATCGCGCGGACTGCCAAGCCGCCCAAGCGGGATGGCATCCTCCATGTTCTTGATAAAAGCTGCACCCCGATGAAGCTCGATCGCCTCGGTCAAAATATTGCCCGGCTCGACCCCATTCACGGTGATGCCATAGCCTGAAAACTCCAGCGCAGCAGCCCGGATAAAGCCATTGATGCCAGCCTTGCTGGCGGAATAATGCCCGTGACCGGGACTGGTCACATGCGGCCCTGTTATCGAGGAAGTGAATAGCATGCGCCCGCTGCCCTGCGCCTTCATCGGCACGAGTGCTGCGCGCGCTGCATGGAAAGTACCACGCAGATTGACCGCCATGACGCGGTCCCAGTCATCGGAGCTCGTGTTTTCAATCAGCTGCCAGGGATAAATCCCGGCATTCTGGACAAGAATGTCGAGGTGACCGTAGCGCTGCAGTGCCAAGGCAACTGCTGCCTCCGCATCAGCCATTTCGGAAATGTCGGTTTGGATGAATGCTGCACCGCACTCTTCTGCGGCAGCCATGCCTGCGTCCATTTCCGTATCAGCCAGAACCAGTCTGGCGCCTTCCTCGGCAAAGCGCTGCGCTATACCTTTGCCTATGCCTCGGGCGGCGCCGATGATCAGCGCCACCTTGTTGTGCAGACGGTCACTCATGCGAGCCTCTGGCGGATGCTCTGCTTGAACGCGTCAAGCAGGACGGCAGCCAGAACCAGCAGGCCATGGATAACCTGCGTAAAATTGGCCGGAAGCCCCATCAGGTTGATCGCCGTGTTGATGGAGGATAGCAACAGAACACCGGCATAGACACCCGGCAGCGTGCCCACGCCGCCCTTCAGGCTGACGCCACCGATGACGACCGCGGCAAACGCGTTGAACAGCAGGCCGATGCCAAGGTTGGCCGTCGCCCCCGAGGTGCGGATCACCAGCAGCCAGCCCGCCATGCCGGCTATCGCGCCAGCCAAAACAAAGGCAAGAATGAGGTTCCGATTGACCTTGATGCCGGCGCGAAAGGTTGCCGTCTCATTGCCGCCGATCATGGTCAGGTGGCGACCGAAAGGCGTCTTCGCCAGAATAAGAGAAAATGCGATGAAACTGGAAATGGCAATCCAGGCCGTGAGCGGAATTCCCATCAAACGCTGGATACCGAACCACCGGATGGAAGGCGCCAGATCCTGGGCTGATCGCCCACCGGAGATTACCAGCACCAGCCCGCGCACCCAGATGTAGGATGCCAGCGTGATGATAAAGGCGCTCATCTTCATCTTGACGACCAGATAGCCGTTGAAGGCCCCGATCAATCCGCCCACCGCCAACGCCAGTACCAGTGATGCCGGCACCATCAGCCATTGTGGGTACAAAACGACACCCATGCCAATACCGGATGAGCAGAATAGAATACCAACGGTCATGGCGCTCAGCGCCGCCACAGATTCCACCGACAGGTCCATATGGCCGGTGATGATAACGAGCGCCAGCCCGATCGACATGACACCGAGCACGCTTGAGGCCTCAACAATATTGGCGAAAATGCCCAGCTGAAAATAGTTCGGCACAAAAAGCGAAAACACCACCAGCACAAACAGCAGCATGAACCAGACGAGGTTATCGAGAACAAACTCAAGGGCGCGGCGGGTGCGGGGGTTCATCTGTTAAATCCAATGGAAAGGTTTTGGATAAAGCCGTCCTAGGCGCCGCCGAATTCTCTCCCCGCTTGCGCGGGGAGAGAAGAGTTCAGCGGCAAGGTGCGGCTACGTCATTCAGCCGATTTTACCGTGTCGGTCGGAGGCTTGAGATTGCCCCAGAATTTTGGATCATCGACGTTGGATTTATCAATGGCAGCACCGGGAACCTTGATGTTCGGTCCCCATTCTTCGTTGGTCACCACGCCTTTCAGACCAATCACGTCATACTCGCCAGGTTTGATTTCCTGCTTGTTGACGATCTTGTCCATGAACATGGCAACTGCTGCTGCCTGGGCGTAGAGCGGCTGCTCCACCTCGACATTCAACCAGCCCTTGCGGATGAGATCGAGACCAACGGGTGCACCGTTAGAGCTCATCAGCATCACGTCGCCCGGCTTCTTGCCAGCCGATTCCAGAGAGGCAACTGCAGCTACCGAAAGGTGAGCCGCATGGCCGAAGATCAGGTCGATGTCGGGGTTGGCCAGCATCTGGTCGGCAACGATTGTGCCGGCATTGCTGGCTTCCCACTGCATGGCTGGAACGGAGATGATTTTGACTTCCGGAAATTCCGCCATCTTCTCCTCAAAACCCTTCTGGATATCGAGCGTATACGGATCGCCCGGATCGCCCAGAACCTGCAGGATCTTGCCTTTCACGGAGCCGTTTCTGGCAGACAACAGCTTTTCAGCTTGTTCTGCCGCCACGTAGCCGATTTCGATGGTGCCGGCCACCGAAGTGAGGTCGGATTTTGTCGAGGTGATCTGACGGTCAAATTCGACCACCGGGATACCCGCCGCACGTGCTGCCTCAATGGAAGGCTTCAGCGCATTGAAATCCACCGCTGCCAGAATGATTGCGCCGGGTTTGAGCGCGATCACGTCGTTCATCTGGCTTTGCTGCACGTCGGTTTTGTTGTCGGCGTTCAGCGTTTTCATCTCATAGCCAACCTGCTTCAGAAAGAGTTCCAATGCGCTCACCGAGCCGGTCTGAAACTCGTCGAGCAGGGTCGGAACCATGTAGTAGACGACGCCCTTGGTCTGCGCGAATGCCGGCGTGAGCAAGGCAAAGGCCAGTGCCAAAACACCGAAGACAGAAAGAAGTATTCTCCTCATTTTGTCGCTCCTGTTAAGCCGGACCCCTCTTATGACCCCTCACCCGCCGGTCCGGCACCGGCAGGTGTTTCACCGGTAATCATGTTGATCACCGCATCGGGACTTGTTTGATGACGCGCTACATCTCCGGCCACCACGCCCTGGCGGATCACCACGATC includes:
- the lexA gene encoding transcriptional repressor LexA → MLTRKQHELLMFIHERMKEAGIPPSFDEMKDALDLASKSGIHRLITALEERGFIRRLPNRARALEVLRLPDSMSPGLAPTQRGFSPSVIEGSLGKRSEPMRKPAASNDDDANAAVSIPVMGRIAAGVPIDAIQHKTHSIMVPPEMISGGDHYALEVRGDSMIDAGIFDGDTVIIRDANTANPGDIIVALVDEEEATLKRFRRKGASIALEAANPAYETRIFGPDRVKVQGRLVGLIRRY
- a CDS encoding ComEC/Rec2 family competence protein, which produces MARETAEAAISETQERAFFAPDGFPVPAAPTTTRPEPAALETAATAHAQGGGRLDVVPSAMSSVWRIVPALKTDLVLEEERGTFFLFIPVFLAVGVIAYFTAVGEPEFYALWSSVLALAALALVAGGQPILRLALTIALIVLLGVLAAKLEVWRTGTKIIGSDITTRVMGHVVLVEPQPSGRVRLTIDVAATERPTLRYAPDRIRVTARAMPEGLQAGSAVAGVVRLLPPTGPVRPGSYDFSFQSYFSGIGASGFFLIGPELDVRALKQAGWRTNALTFVENTRKGLAARIADGIGGVEGQIAAALVVGVRSGIPEPVNEAMRRTGLAHILSISGLHMALVAATVMGLLRGIFALFPGFASRYPVKKFAAGAALVAISAYLFVSGAAVAAERSYIMLAVMLTALLFDRAALTMRNLAIAALFVVARSPHEVMGPSFQMSFAATAALIGGYAAWSGRQRTPTHSAIDTAHLPLPYRMARKALFYAGGLALTSLIAGTATTLFGIYHFQRISPLSLAANLAAMPVVSAIVMPSAVIGMVAMPFGLDGYVFAVMGKGLSAMLAIANWFSERSPIDAVGLIPAGSVAVMTVALVLATLSSTRLRLTALPFLAVGLFMASSRQLPDVLISEDARLVGVRLGDGELAVNRNRPSAFAMENWQRALDTPDITRPRNEPYQALGNEVPGAIPFLCDAGVCMSRHGSGAVIAHAADAKAARGACAIASIIVIDDATAKNICPGQPVEIITKRDLAAHGSAAILLSATDPPVVTFAIGNHYRPWHTQRRFSREARGNPPYQRKMRSKPEGEAENAEAD
- the gltX gene encoding glutamate--tRNA ligase, with the protein product MSDTKTPVVTRFAPSPTGYLHIGGARTALFNWLYSQHTSGKMLLRIEDTDRERSSDAATAAILEGLSWLGLTWDGAPISQYERAARHRDVAEELVRMGKAYYCYASPEELTTMRETARAEGRPPRYDGRWRDRDPSEAPADVKGAIRIKAPQDGETVVRDRVQGDVRFPNKDLDDFIILRSDGNPTYMHAVVVDDHDMGVTHIIRGDDHLTNAARQIVIYDAMAWDVPVMSHIPLIHGADGAKLSKRHGALGVEAYRAMGYLPAALINYLARLGWSHGDDEVMSLDDMVRWFEIEDVNKGAARFDFKKLEALNGVHMRQMEPGALLERLVETLPYLEGGPAMADALTPERKAQLLAAMPGLKERAKTLNELVEGAGFLFATRPLALDDKATGLLDAPAKEILKGAKAALEKVGGDWSAASTEAAIREFATESDIKLGAVAQPLRAALTGRGTSPGVFDVLAVLGQQESLERIGDQIG
- the gltA gene encoding citrate synthase; the encoded protein is MTEAAKKMDSDAPATASLEFAGKSHDFKVRQGTVGPDVIDIASLYRETGAFTYDPGFTSTASCESEITFIDGDEGILLHRGYPIDQLAEHGDFLEVCYLLLYGELPTKAQKEDFDYRVTRHTMVHEQMTRFFTGFRRDAHPMAVMCGVVGAMSAFYHDSTDISDPHQRMVASIRMIAKMPTIASMAFKYHIGQPFIYPKNELNFAANFLHMCFAVPCDDYKVNPVLARAMERIFILHADHEQNASTSTVRLAGSSGANPFACIAAGIACLWGPAHGGANEAALNMLTEIGTVDRIPEFIARAKDKNDPFRLMGFGHRVYKNYDPRAKIMQKTCHEVLGELGIKDDPMLDIAMELEKIALTDEYFIEKKLYPNVDFYSGITLKALGFPTTMFTVLFAVARTVGWIAQWKEMIEDPLQKIGRPRQLYTGAPERDYVAIAKR
- a CDS encoding GNAT family N-acetyltransferase — its product is MIVDLGDGYVLRQASAADDAALKMICLKTGDAGADASAREDAPDLLGLIYTVPYRHFEPELAFIIEGPVGPAGYLLGARNSVAFNLRLANDWYPGMRLAHTDPGNKLSLWEGSDWARHWIHHPDLAVPEVLATRYPSHGHIDLLPQARGRGIGRRAMRFLEERLGEGGSPGLYLEVAPENSSALRFYETLGYVQLQGADVPRRCIFMVKTLAR
- a CDS encoding SDR family oxidoreductase, whose protein sequence is MSDRLHNKVALIIGAARGIGKGIAQRFAEEGARLVLADTEMDAGMAAAEECGAAFIQTDISEMADAEAAVALALQRYGHLDILVQNAGIYPWQLIENTSSDDWDRVMAVNLRGTFHAARAALVPMKAQGSGRMLFTSSITGPHVTSPGHGHYSASKAGINGFIRAAALEFSGYGITVNGVEPGNILTEAIELHRGAAFIKNMEDAIPLGRLGSPRDIANAFLFLASDDASYITGTTIVVDGGQLLPEGKDFRLLPP
- a CDS encoding ABC transporter permease, whose translation is MNPRTRRALEFVLDNLVWFMLLFVLVVFSLFVPNYFQLGIFANIVEASSVLGVMSIGLALVIITGHMDLSVESVAALSAMTVGILFCSSGIGMGVVLYPQWLMVPASLVLALAVGGLIGAFNGYLVVKMKMSAFIITLASYIWVRGLVLVISGGRSAQDLAPSIRWFGIQRLMGIPLTAWIAISSFIAFSLILAKTPFGRHLTMIGGNETATFRAGIKVNRNLILAFVLAGAIAGMAGWLLVIRTSGATANLGIGLLFNAFAAVVIGGVSLKGGVGTLPGVYAGVLLLSSINTAINLMGLPANFTQVIHGLLVLAAVLLDAFKQSIRQRLA
- a CDS encoding sugar ABC transporter substrate-binding protein, with the translated sequence MRRILLSVFGVLALAFALLTPAFAQTKGVVYYMVPTLLDEFQTGSVSALELFLKQVGYEMKTLNADNKTDVQQSQMNDVIALKPGAIILAAVDFNALKPSIEAARAAGIPVVEFDRQITSTKSDLTSVAGTIEIGYVAAEQAEKLLSARNGSVKGKILQVLGDPGDPYTLDIQKGFEEKMAEFPEVKIISVPAMQWEASNAGTIVADQMLANPDIDLIFGHAAHLSVAAVASLESAGKKPGDVMLMSSNGAPVGLDLIRKGWLNVEVEQPLYAQAAAVAMFMDKIVNKQEIKPGEYDVIGLKGVVTNEEWGPNIKVPGAAIDKSNVDDPKFWGNLKPPTDTVKSAE